From the Polaribacter huanghezhanensis genome, the window TTAAACGATGGAACAGAAATAGAATTCGACAACATCAAAAGTAGAATATTAATTAATAAAATGTAAGAGTTATGTCAGACAAAATCGTTAGATATTCAGATGAAGACTTACAAGAGTTTAAAGAAATTATTGAGAAAAAAATAGCAAGAGCGAAAGAAGATTTAGCCTTGTTAGAAAGTTCATATAAAAACAATGCAGATAATGGGACAAATGATACGTCACCGTCGTTTAAGTCTTTTGATGAAGGTTCAGACACCATGTCTAAAGAAGCAAATGTGCAGTTAGCCATTCGTCAAGAAAAATTTATTAGAGATTTAAAAAATGCATTACAACGTATCGAAAACAAAACATACGGAGTTTGTAGAGTAACTGGGAAATTAATTCAGAAAGAGCGCTTAAAACTAGTTCCGCATGCTACACTTAGCATAGAAGCGAAAAGAAAACAATAAAAAAAAGCTTCCAGATTTGGAGGCTTTTTTTAAGTATAAATTATTTTATCCATGTCCAAAAAAACCATTGCAATTACTACTGTTTTTTTAGCGTTACTTTTAGATCAAGTAAGTAAAATTTACGTAAAAACACATTTCGAAATTCAAGAAAGTGTTCACGTTTTCGATTGGTTTAGAATTCATTTTACAGAAAATAATGGAATGGCCTGGGGGTTTGAATTTGGAGGAAAAGCAGGGAAATTATTTTTAACATTATTTAGAGTAGTTGCCGTTTTTGGAATTATTTATTGGTTGCGAAAGACCATTAAAAGAAACGCTCCAACGATAGTTGTTATAGCAATTGCTTTAGTGCTTTCAGGAGCTTTTGGGAATATTATTGATTCTGTTTTTTACGGAGTTATTTTTGATGCGCCAGCGCACGGAACAGGAACGCTTTTCGCAAAAAACCCGTATGGAGAATTGTTTCATGGAAGAGTGGTAGACATGTTGTATTTTCCTATTTACGAGGGAGAAAGTTTTACATTTTTCAACGCTATTTTTAACGGTGCAGATTCTTTTATAACAATTGGAGTTGTATTATTATTCCTTTATAATAAACAAGCATTTCCGCCAGAAAAAAAGAAAAAGACCATCTTATAATTCTATTGAGAGTTCTATTAATTTCTTTTGAATTCCATAAATAACTAGACCAGCAACATTTTTAGATGCTGTTTTTAACAACAAGTTTTTACGATGTCCTTCGATTGTTCTTGGACTTAGAAATAATTTTTCGGCAATTTCGCCTGTAGTTAATTGTGCACAGATTAATTCTAAAATTTCGCGCTCTCTTTTAGAGAGTAAGTTTTCATCTAAGTCGTTTTTAATCTTTTTACCACTAGAAGAAAGTAAGTTTTCATGAATGGTTTTTAGTACTTTATCATCATAATAAAAACCTTTTTCAAAGACTTCATTTATGGTGTGAATTACAATTTTTGGACTTGTGTTTTTTAATAAATATGAGGATGCTCCTACGTTAATCATATTCGTAATAAACGATTTTCCACTGTAACTTGTAAGGGCAATAATTTTTATTGATGGATATTTTTCGTGAATTATTTTTGTGGTTTCTATACCATTAAGGACAGGCATTTTTAAATCCATTAAAATAATATCGGGAACATTTTTAGAATGAATAGCATCTATTAATTCTTGACCATTTTCGGCTTCAAAAAGGATATCGAAATTGTTTTCTCTTTGTAAGATAAATGAAATGCCTTTTCTAAAAAGCTGTTCATCATCTGCTAGGGCGATTTTTACTTTTTGTTTCATAATTTTAGGGGATTAAATGTGTATTATAAATGTTGCGCCACTTTTCTCTTTGCTGTTAATTTTTAATGTTCCGTTTAATAATTCAACTCTACTTTCTATGTTTTTTAGACCCAAGCCTTTTTTAAGTTGAGCTTGTTTTAAATCAAAACCAATTCCGTCGTCAGAATAGGTTAAAGACAATTTCTCGTTATTTATTTTAAGTACTAAGTTAATGTTTTTTGCTTTGCCGTGTCTAATTGAGTTGTTAATGAGTTCTTGTAAAATTCTAAAAAGATGTAATTCTTTGCTCTTTTTTAAATGGTTTTCGGGATATTTCAATTGATACGTAACTACTACTTTTTTACTTGTATTAAAATCATCAACCAATTCTTCAATGGCAGATTGTAAACCAAATTTATCGAGGATTGGAGGCAGTAAATCATGGGCAATTTTACGAGCACTTTGTAGCGTTCTGTTTGTGATATCTATATTGCTTTTAGTAACTGCTGAATATTCTTCAGCAGTTAAACCTCCATCTAATAACAAATTAGAATTAAGGTGTATGACATTTAATTTAGAGCTAATATCATCATGTAAATCTTGGGATATACGTTTTCTTTCGTTTTCTTGAGTAAGTATGGTTGCGTGAATCATTTCTTTTTGATGCTCAATTTCTGCAGATTTTTTTTCAAGCTCTTTTTCAACAATTTTTTTACGTGAAATGAAGAAAAAGAAAAATAGCGCAAC encodes:
- a CDS encoding TraR/DksA family transcriptional regulator yields the protein MSDKIVRYSDEDLQEFKEIIEKKIARAKEDLALLESSYKNNADNGTNDTSPSFKSFDEGSDTMSKEANVQLAIRQEKFIRDLKNALQRIENKTYGVCRVTGKLIQKERLKLVPHATLSIEAKRKQ
- a CDS encoding lipoprotein signal peptidase, with the translated sequence MSKKTIAITTVFLALLLDQVSKIYVKTHFEIQESVHVFDWFRIHFTENNGMAWGFEFGGKAGKLFLTLFRVVAVFGIIYWLRKTIKRNAPTIVVIAIALVLSGAFGNIIDSVFYGVIFDAPAHGTGTLFAKNPYGELFHGRVVDMLYFPIYEGESFTFFNAIFNGADSFITIGVVLLFLYNKQAFPPEKKKKTIL
- a CDS encoding response regulator transcription factor, which gives rise to MKQKVKIALADDEQLFRKGISFILQRENNFDILFEAENGQELIDAIHSKNVPDIILMDLKMPVLNGIETTKIIHEKYPSIKIIALTSYSGKSFITNMINVGASSYLLKNTSPKIVIHTINEVFEKGFYYDDKVLKTIHENLLSSSGKKIKNDLDENLLSKREREILELICAQLTTGEIAEKLFLSPRTIEGHRKNLLLKTASKNVAGLVIYGIQKKLIELSIEL
- a CDS encoding sensor histidine kinase, encoding MEELFSQKNQIISIVLIGVLLLLLMAVALFFFFFISRKKIVEKELEKKSAEIEHQKEMIHATILTQENERKRISQDLHDDISSKLNVIHLNSNLLLDGGLTAEEYSAVTKSNIDITNRTLQSARKIAHDLLPPILDKFGLQSAIEELVDDFNTSKKVVVTYQLKYPENHLKKSKELHLFRILQELINNSIRHGKAKNINLVLKINNEKLSLTYSDDGIGFDLKQAQLKKGLGLKNIESRVELLNGTLKINSKEKSGATFIIHI